In Haloimpatiens massiliensis, the following are encoded in one genomic region:
- a CDS encoding ABC transporter ATP-binding protein, whose translation MNIKANNIGVIINEKTIFTNVNLQVHSKEMVAITGPSGCGKTTLLNCLGLIQTVSSGNIFIDDKNITNWNDKQKTKFWHDYATFIYQDYGIIEDESVAYNVTFNKHQARSKEVEEVLKDVGLDGRGKELALVLSGGEKQRLGVARAIYKNATIIYADEPTASLDAENRELVIDLLHERSKSGAIVILATHDERLVKECDKVINLANSHG comes from the coding sequence ATGAACATAAAAGCTAACAATATAGGTGTAATTATTAATGAAAAAACGATTTTTACAAATGTTAATCTTCAGGTGCATAGCAAGGAAATGGTTGCTATTACAGGACCTTCAGGCTGTGGAAAAACAACACTTCTTAATTGTCTTGGCCTAATTCAGACGGTAAGTAGCGGCAATATCTTTATAGATGATAAAAATATAACTAATTGGAATGACAAACAAAAAACAAAATTCTGGCATGACTATGCAACATTTATTTATCAGGACTATGGGATTATTGAAGATGAGAGTGTTGCGTATAACGTTACTTTCAACAAACATCAAGCACGCAGCAAGGAGGTAGAAGAAGTTCTTAAAGATGTGGGACTTGATGGTAGAGGAAAAGAGCTTGCATTAGTGCTTTCGGGTGGAGAAAAACAGCGTTTAGGAGTAGCACGAGCAATCTATAAAAATGCCACTATTATATATGCTGATGAGCCCACAGCTTCTCTTGATGCGGAGAATCGTGAACTGGTAATAGATCTATTGCATGAACGTTCAAAAAGTGGTGCTATCGTGATACTTGCCACACATGATGAGAGACTTGTGAAAGAATGTGATAAAGTGATAAATCTTGCAAATTCGCACGGATAG
- a CDS encoding oleate hydratase — MKLKTHDARLTLTNGSYHSLVNARKPKGIDGKKAYLIGTGIGALAAGCFLIRDAHMDGSKITFLEQLDIPGGSLDGAIRQNMGYVARGGREMGHHFEVLWNLFSSLPSTEDPNMTVLDHFYYTNYDDPNSSNCRITKNQGERHDNGKFNLGQDLAKELAAFVSMPDKELQNKSIEDIFSEELLDTDFWTLWRTMFAFENWHSALEMKLYMNRFIHHVGGLTNLSALQFSRHDQYTSFVKPMVKYLEEHGAKFQYGVTVDNVEFLISDDKKVAKRIVATDKNGNDISIELTEKDLVFITNGSMTEGSGYGDDNNPAPFNKEPEGCWRLWRNISAQSDEFGHPDKFCTDPEKSNWESCTVTCHDERVPEYIEKITKRSPYGGRTVTGGIVTAVDSSWLMSWTINRQEQYYGQPEKDVLVWVYGLFTDVPGDYIKKPLRDCTGKEITKEWLYHIGVPTEKIEELEESCTAVPVMMPFITSQFMPREFGDRPYVVPKNAVNFAFLGQFAETLDDPGRDTVFTIEYSGRTAMEAVYVLTGVEKGVPEVFNSRYDIRYLLDAGKCLLDGEKPEMDLPPLTRRKIQKQIRGTEIEELLKEYEII, encoded by the coding sequence ATGAAATTAAAAACACATGATGCTAGACTTACGCTTACAAATGGGAGTTATCATTCTTTAGTAAATGCAAGAAAGCCTAAAGGAATTGATGGTAAAAAAGCTTACCTAATTGGTACAGGAATTGGTGCTTTGGCTGCTGGTTGTTTTTTGATTCGTGATGCACACATGGATGGTAGCAAGATTACTTTCTTGGAGCAATTAGATATCCCTGGGGGATCTTTAGACGGTGCGATTCGTCAGAATATGGGTTATGTGGCACGTGGTGGACGTGAAATGGGACATCATTTTGAGGTTTTATGGAACTTGTTTAGTTCATTACCATCTACAGAAGACCCTAATATGACAGTGTTAGATCATTTTTATTATACAAATTATGATGATCCAAACTCTAGCAATTGTCGTATTACTAAAAATCAAGGTGAACGACATGATAATGGAAAGTTTAATTTAGGCCAAGACTTAGCAAAAGAATTAGCTGCTTTTGTAAGCATGCCTGATAAAGAACTTCAAAATAAATCTATTGAAGATATTTTTTCCGAGGAGCTTTTAGATACTGATTTCTGGACTTTATGGAGAACAATGTTTGCTTTTGAGAACTGGCATAGTGCTTTAGAGATGAAATTATATATGAATCGTTTCATCCATCATGTTGGAGGTTTAACAAATCTTTCAGCTTTACAATTCTCACGTCATGACCAATATACTTCATTTGTAAAGCCTATGGTTAAATATTTAGAAGAGCATGGTGCTAAATTTCAATATGGAGTTACTGTTGATAATGTTGAGTTTTTAATTTCAGATGATAAAAAGGTTGCTAAGAGAATAGTAGCAACAGATAAAAATGGAAATGATATTTCTATTGAATTAACAGAGAAAGATCTAGTATTTATTACAAATGGTTCTATGACTGAAGGTTCTGGATATGGTGATGACAATAATCCTGCTCCATTTAATAAGGAACCAGAAGGATGTTGGAGGTTGTGGAGAAATATATCTGCTCAATCAGATGAATTTGGACATCCAGATAAATTCTGTACAGATCCAGAAAAATCTAATTGGGAGTCTTGTACAGTAACTTGCCATGATGAACGTGTTCCTGAGTACATTGAAAAGATCACAAAACGTTCTCCATATGGTGGACGTACTGTAACAGGTGGTATAGTTACAGCTGTTGATTCTTCGTGGTTGATGAGTTGGACCATAAACCGTCAAGAACAGTATTATGGACAGCCTGAAAAAGACGTTCTTGTGTGGGTATATGGTTTGTTTACTGATGTCCCTGGCGACTACATTAAAAAACCTTTGAGGGATTGTACAGGTAAAGAAATTACAAAAGAATGGTTATATCATATAGGTGTTCCTACAGAGAAAATTGAAGAATTAGAGGAAAGTTGTACTGCAGTTCCTGTTATGATGCCATTTATCACATCTCAATTTATGCCTCGTGAATTTGGAGATCGTCCTTATGTTGTACCAAAGAATGCAGTAAATTTTGCTTTCCTTGGACAATTTGCTGAAACGCTAGATGATCCAGGACGTGATACTGTGTTTACTATTGAATACTCAGGACGTACAGCTATGGAAGCAGTATACGTATTGACTGGAGTTGAAAAAGGAGTTCCTGAAGTGTTTAATTCAAGATATGATATCCGTTATTTGTTAGATGCAGGTAAATGCTTACTAGATGGAGAAAAGCCAGAAATGGATTTACCTCCATTGACCAGACGTAAAATTCAAAAACAAATACGAGGAACAGAAATTGAAGAGTTGCTAAAGGAATATGAAATTATTTAG
- a CDS encoding RNA-guided endonuclease InsQ/TnpB family protein, with protein MKKLKKAYKIEIKPTEEQITKIHQTIGVSRFIYNFYIAHNKEVYEKEKKFISGMDFSKWLNNKYIPHHPDKAWIKEVSSKATKQAIMNGEKAFKKFFKGESGFPKFKKKKNQDVKAYFPKNNKTDWTIERHRVKVPTLGWIRLKEFGYIPVNSIVKSGTVSQKADRYFVSILVEEAIKVDNKPYSEGIGVDLGLKDFAICNNGLTKKNVNKTKTVKKAEKKLKREQRKLSRKYESLKLRNKKEKGEATRQNIQKQIVKVQKLHQRLTNIRTDYINKTVNELIKQKPSFITIEDLNVSGMMKNRHLAKAVAGQKFYEFRTKLILKAKQNNIEVRIVDRFYPSSKVCSCCGAYKKDLKLSDRVYKCSCGLSIDRDLNASINLANAKEYKIA; from the coding sequence ATGAAGAAGTTGAAAAAAGCATACAAAATAGAAATTAAACCAACAGAAGAACAGATAACTAAAATTCATCAAACTATTGGTGTAAGTAGGTTTATATACAATTTTTATATTGCTCATAATAAAGAAGTTTATGAAAAAGAGAAAAAATTTATTAGTGGTATGGATTTTTCTAAATGGCTTAATAACAAATATATTCCTCATCATCCTGACAAAGCTTGGATTAAAGAAGTGTCTTCCAAAGCTACTAAACAAGCCATTATGAATGGAGAAAAAGCATTTAAGAAATTCTTTAAAGGGGAAAGTGGCTTTCCTAAATTTAAGAAAAAGAAAAACCAAGATGTTAAAGCTTACTTTCCAAAGAATAATAAAACAGATTGGACTATTGAAAGACATAGAGTTAAAGTTCCGACTTTAGGCTGGATTAGATTAAAAGAATTTGGATACATTCCAGTTAACTCCATAGTTAAAAGTGGTACAGTAAGTCAAAAAGCAGATAGATATTTTGTTTCAATTTTAGTTGAAGAAGCTATTAAAGTAGACAATAAACCTTATTCAGAAGGAATAGGCGTAGACCTTGGACTAAAAGATTTTGCAATTTGTAATAATGGCTTAACTAAAAAGAATGTTAACAAAACTAAAACAGTTAAAAAAGCAGAGAAGAAACTAAAACGTGAGCAAAGAAAACTTTCAAGGAAATATGAAAGTTTAAAATTAAGAAATAAAAAAGAGAAAGGAGAAGCTACTCGTCAAAATATCCAAAAACAAATAGTCAAGGTACAAAAACTTCATCAAAGACTTACAAATATAAGAACTGATTACATAAATAAAACAGTAAATGAGTTAATAAAACAAAAACCAAGTTTTATAACTATTGAAGATTTAAATGTAAGTGGAATGATGAAGAATAGACATTTAGCTAAAGCGGTTGCTGGGCAAAAGTTTTATGAATTTAGAACTAAGCTTATTTTAAAGGCCAAACAAAATAATATTGAAGTAAGAATAGTTGATAGATTCTATCCAAGTAGTAAAGTGTGTAGCTGTTGTGGAGCATATAAGAAAGATTTAAAACTATCTGATAGAGTTTACAAATGCAGTTGTGGGCTTTCTATTGATAGAGATTTAAATGCTTCAATAAATTTAGCTAATGCTAAAGAATATAAGATAGCTTAA
- a CDS encoding ABC transporter ATP-binding protein yields MKRYILKQKKLLILSTLLTILVAVCNTSMAFLMKQLVDIGTIKDINKFKSTILITGVVIISLLISEYFKKIVNNILIKKWSMDLKNDVFDKLLKRNPKNFNSSNSGEYISTLTNDMNMIKEVYFESIIALIQTIIQVIIGAYAIFKLDILIGTFIVILSILPLFIPRVTEKYLSSKKEFQSEKISVFTSKIKDIFEGFQVIKSFNIHDRISKEFRRINYEAEDSELKYKNYNSFVNILTAFFSYLMLLVSLAIGTYLVIKGKATAGILIAAIQLMDIVDMAVLDFTYEVIDLKSIKLVKSKVLRIIHEKIPSEEGMEKEAFNESMEFKNVCFSYEKGKEILKNISFSIKKGNKYAIVGQSGSGKSTMLNLLLRYYTEYEGNIYIDGVDSREFKLSNLYRLMSAIHQDVFMFDSDIKDNICLYNNYSEEEIKEAVEFSGLRSIINNMEGGINALVGENGSNLSGGEKQRISIARAIIRHTPIILLDEATSSLDNETSWKIENSILDLKDSTALVITHKLSGDLLKRYDKILVMKDGVLEEMGSFHELINNKSYFYNLFNIEANV; encoded by the coding sequence ATGAAGAGGTATATTTTAAAACAAAAGAAATTGTTAATTTTAAGCACTTTATTAACAATTTTAGTAGCAGTATGCAACACTAGCATGGCGTTTCTTATGAAACAGTTGGTTGATATAGGTACTATAAAGGATATTAACAAATTTAAGAGTACAATTCTTATTACAGGGGTAGTTATAATATCACTTTTAATTAGTGAGTACTTTAAAAAGATAGTAAATAATATATTGATAAAAAAATGGTCAATGGACCTTAAAAATGATGTTTTTGATAAATTGTTAAAAAGAAATCCTAAAAATTTCAACAGTAGTAACTCTGGTGAATATATATCTACACTTACAAATGATATGAATATGATAAAAGAAGTATATTTTGAAAGTATAATTGCATTGATACAAACAATTATACAGGTAATTATTGGTGCATACGCTATATTTAAATTAGATATATTAATAGGAACTTTTATAGTAATTTTAAGTATTTTGCCATTATTTATTCCAAGGGTAACAGAAAAATATCTTTCTAGTAAAAAGGAATTTCAATCAGAGAAGATAAGTGTTTTTACTTCTAAGATTAAAGATATTTTTGAAGGATTTCAAGTAATAAAAAGTTTTAATATTCATGATAGAATAAGTAAAGAATTTAGAAGAATAAATTATGAAGCAGAGGATTCAGAACTTAAATATAAGAATTACAATAGTTTTGTAAATATATTAACAGCTTTCTTTTCATACCTTATGTTATTGGTTTCTCTAGCCATAGGAACATATCTAGTTATTAAGGGAAAAGCAACAGCAGGTATACTTATTGCAGCTATTCAGCTTATGGATATTGTTGATATGGCAGTTCTGGATTTTACTTATGAAGTTATTGATTTAAAATCTATTAAACTTGTTAAAAGTAAAGTTTTACGCATTATACATGAGAAAATTCCAAGTGAAGAAGGTATGGAGAAGGAAGCATTTAATGAAAGCATGGAATTTAAAAATGTATGTTTTTCTTATGAGAAAGGTAAAGAAATTCTTAAAAATATTAGTTTTTCTATAAAAAAGGGAAATAAATATGCTATTGTTGGACAAAGTGGTAGTGGAAAATCTACTATGTTAAATTTGCTTTTAAGATATTATACAGAGTATGAAGGAAACATATATATTGATGGAGTTGATAGTAGAGAGTTTAAACTCAGCAATTTATATAGATTAATGTCTGCTATTCATCAAGATGTTTTTATGTTTGATTCAGATATTAAGGATAATATATGTTTATATAATAATTATAGTGAAGAGGAAATAAAGGAAGCTGTAGAGTTTTCGGGATTACGTAGCATAATTAATAATATGGAGGGCGGAATAAATGCACTTGTAGGTGAAAATGGAAGTAACCTATCTGGTGGCGAAAAACAGAGAATTTCTATTGCCAGGGCTATAATAAGACATACTCCTATTATTTTGTTAGATGAAGCCACATCTTCATTAGATAATGAAACATCATGGAAAATTGAAAATTCCATTCTCGACTTGAAGGACAGTACAGCTTTGGTTATTACACATAAATTATCTGGAGATTTATTAAAAAGGTACGATAAAATACTAGTTATGAAAGATGGAGTTTTAGAAGAAATGGGAAGTTTCCATGAACTTATAAATAATAAATCATACTTTTATAATTTATTTAATATTGAAGCTAATGTTTAG
- a CDS encoding VOC family protein, translating to MKFKNPMLVVTNMEKSKIFYKEVLGLRVIMDFGANVTLTGGVALQTKESWKEFIQKNENEIIFNGNDAELYFEEDNFDSFIEKLNTIKYIEYVHPVYEHRWGQRVVRFYDLDKHIIEVGENLKIVCKRFLDSGLTVEETAKKMDVPIKFVQACAK from the coding sequence ATGAAATTTAAGAATCCTATGTTGGTTGTAACTAATATGGAGAAATCAAAAATATTCTATAAAGAGGTTTTAGGATTAAGGGTTATTATGGACTTTGGAGCTAATGTAACTTTAACCGGTGGTGTTGCTCTGCAAACAAAAGAAAGTTGGAAAGAGTTTATTCAGAAAAATGAAAATGAAATAATTTTTAATGGCAACGACGCTGAACTATATTTTGAAGAAGACAATTTCGACAGCTTTATTGAAAAACTAAATACTATTAAATACATTGAATACGTACATCCTGTTTATGAACATAGATGGGGACAAAGAGTGGTTCGTTTCTATGATTTAGACAAGCATATTATAGAAGTTGGTGAAAACTTGAAAATCGTATGTAAACGATTCTTAGATAGTGGGCTTACGGTAGAAGAAACAGCAAAAAAAATGGATGTTCCTATTAAATTTGTTCAAGCATGTGCGAAATAA
- a CDS encoding DUF6619 domain-containing protein, whose protein sequence is MIKRAIRLTSVVLSIFVFLLAFQSVSSSQQMLPLGTTERFDLFVGKSEDNEVHNEELISNLNKIVDQNDATLVKVSIDSDNYGNKKGIIWFGTEEPEHKGVVIENQKIGWLDSSLTGQFIPASDIGSQPLSGTYAVKGGEAFRNELDTWAKKNGLGLSWYKNISFFKNLNFYLFLTGVGNAVLSAFLLLLTTLISWFVIHAKSRTLRLLGGVSLNQIHFEDMRTIISLIAPSVFVGWIVSLLYVALKGGTAQVSLVGWKTFVTLIAVVVLIGVFATVFSLIASPKSQHIAQRQIPLKRFKQLGNITGAITIFLALLVVPSTASDAIISYRLAKEHSLWQSMQKTVRMSFSEIDPLETKEMLPEVESLFKRMQSENNLRTSLVIDKAISMTKEEMGEYDHVIITDNAWVDAFGVGIDKQGTSGKLTSIDFHKISLPLATFFKEQLPLWTKTGEMQPDGVGFYEYTGNNFISLPPNVGLAKETVQAKNPLVILVDDPVSILKMKGFLLYAASSGNVVFSNEEKLRSALDESPVKPYVSSIDGIADLAIERAKKFNKEGRYYMMACILILSAMLVAGIMSAQLWVGTNRKRIFTLHTFGRTYSSIIKPIVRKELFTVPIVIIVGAVVAYKIKYPSIFILIIVALSIALLYAVGSLLAYRLCARQTFHQTSHRYY, encoded by the coding sequence ATGATTAAGCGTGCTATTAGGTTAACAAGTGTAGTGCTTTCAATTTTTGTATTTTTGCTTGCTTTTCAGTCTGTTTCATCTTCACAACAAATGCTGCCATTGGGCACAACAGAGCGATTTGATCTGTTTGTGGGTAAGTCCGAAGATAATGAAGTTCATAATGAAGAGCTTATTTCCAATTTGAATAAAATTGTTGATCAAAATGATGCTACATTAGTGAAAGTAAGTATAGACTCCGATAACTATGGGAATAAGAAAGGCATAATCTGGTTTGGTACAGAAGAACCTGAACATAAAGGAGTTGTTATTGAAAATCAAAAAATAGGATGGTTGGATTCGTCATTAACAGGGCAGTTTATTCCGGCATCAGATATTGGTAGTCAACCATTATCTGGCACATATGCTGTGAAAGGTGGAGAGGCTTTTCGAAATGAACTGGATACATGGGCTAAAAAAAATGGTCTTGGACTTTCATGGTATAAAAACATATCTTTTTTTAAAAATCTTAATTTCTATTTGTTTTTAACTGGTGTAGGTAATGCAGTGTTATCAGCATTTTTGTTATTACTGACAACTTTGATTTCATGGTTTGTTATTCATGCTAAATCACGCACATTAAGGCTACTTGGCGGGGTGAGTCTTAATCAAATTCATTTTGAGGACATGAGGACGATAATTAGCCTTATTGCTCCAAGTGTTTTTGTAGGATGGATTGTTTCACTTCTTTATGTAGCATTAAAGGGTGGCACGGCACAGGTTTCGTTGGTGGGGTGGAAAACTTTTGTTACATTAATTGCTGTTGTTGTGCTTATAGGTGTTTTTGCCACTGTTTTTTCTTTGATAGCGAGTCCGAAATCACAACATATTGCACAGAGACAAATTCCTTTAAAACGTTTCAAACAATTAGGGAATATCACTGGTGCTATAACGATTTTTCTTGCATTGCTTGTTGTCCCTTCCACAGCCAGTGACGCAATAATTTCATATCGTTTAGCTAAAGAACATTCTTTGTGGCAAAGTATGCAAAAAACTGTAAGAATGTCTTTTAGTGAAATAGATCCATTGGAAACTAAAGAAATGTTGCCTGAGGTTGAATCATTATTTAAACGTATGCAAAGTGAGAATAATCTACGCACATCTCTTGTTATTGATAAAGCTATTTCTATGACTAAAGAAGAGATGGGGGAATATGATCATGTAATCATAACCGATAATGCGTGGGTTGATGCTTTTGGGGTTGGCATAGATAAACAAGGAACATCAGGAAAACTTACTTCAATAGATTTTCATAAGATATCATTACCGCTTGCAACGTTTTTTAAAGAACAATTGCCACTTTGGACAAAGACTGGAGAGATGCAGCCGGATGGAGTTGGATTTTATGAATACACAGGGAACAATTTTATTTCTCTGCCACCTAATGTTGGTCTTGCAAAAGAGACAGTCCAAGCAAAAAACCCACTGGTAATTTTAGTAGATGATCCTGTATCAATTCTCAAGATGAAGGGATTCTTACTTTATGCAGCATCCAGTGGAAATGTGGTGTTTTCCAATGAAGAAAAATTGCGTTCAGCATTAGATGAATCTCCGGTTAAGCCGTATGTGTCATCAATTGATGGAATTGCCGATTTAGCTATAGAGAGGGCAAAAAAGTTTAATAAGGAAGGTAGGTATTATATGATGGCATGTATTCTTATTCTATCAGCGATGTTAGTTGCAGGAATAATGAGTGCACAGCTGTGGGTAGGAACAAATCGAAAACGTATTTTTACATTGCATACTTTCGGAAGGACATATAGTTCTATAATCAAACCTATAGTAAGAAAAGAATTATTTACTGTTCCAATTGTAATTATAGTTGGAGCTGTAGTCGCTTATAAAATTAAATATCCTTCGATTTTTATTTTAATTATTGTTGCTTTATCTATTGCTCTTTTATACGCAGTTGGAAGTTTACTTGCATATAGATTATGTGCAAGACAAACATTTCATCAAACGAGCCATAGGTACTATTAG
- a CDS encoding TetR/AcrR family transcriptional regulator produces MVQQYTKKMIRETFIKLLNERQLNKITVKDIATECEINRNTFYYYYSDVYAVLSEIFQTELQRVIDEYNDTLSWEESFIVATKFALENRRAIYHVYNSMQREELENYIYNVAGNVMIRYVEKVSEGIAASSMDKNLIASFYQCALTQMVLRWISSGMNEDPEIIIRQIGQLFDGNILLSLKRSVALNGI; encoded by the coding sequence TTGGTACAGCAATATACCAAAAAAATGATTCGAGAGACATTCATTAAATTGTTGAATGAGCGTCAACTTAACAAAATCACAGTTAAGGATATTGCTACAGAATGTGAGATCAACAGAAATACTTTTTATTATTACTATTCAGATGTATATGCAGTTTTGTCAGAGATTTTCCAAACAGAACTTCAGAGAGTCATTGATGAGTATAATGATACACTTTCATGGGAGGAAAGTTTTATTGTGGCTACTAAGTTTGCTTTAGAAAACAGAAGAGCCATTTATCATGTATATAATTCCATGCAAAGAGAAGAATTAGAGAACTATATATACAATGTAGCAGGAAATGTAATGATTCGGTATGTTGAGAAAGTAAGCGAAGGTATCGCAGCCTCTTCCATGGATAAAAACCTCATTGCTTCCTTTTATCAGTGTGCTCTTACTCAAATGGTGTTACGTTGGATTTCTTCCGGAATGAATGAAGATCCTGAAATTATTATCAGACAAATCGGGCAGCTTTTCGATGGAAACATTCTCTTATCCCTTAAGCGAAGTGTTGCTTTAAATGGTATATGA
- a CDS encoding RNA-directed DNA polymerase: MDLNNIERNQLDYILTDVLPTELSEQFTYIYFYDFLVSKNKEVDDMIKKMIEMKNKNKVKLFEKSSNWATMPLKYTIMKQLHSERELSLLQPMAAMQLFLFVCIYHKELLTLLDKNAVFSLRYHRKNNELYYKNKNRSVTKYFSDLSKYIGKEVIEQTGLFFSIGPYKSIAAFTSSEEWLVLNSKYKYFIRTDYKACFDSIYTHTFNWIIGKDVNDTKEFKNGSIYTSIDRILMNINARTSNGIVVGPEYSRMVAEMLLQTIDRDVYSMLLNQNFVVGENYNVYRYVDDIFIFAESEKLASKIVDLYAEASRKYLLRLNEGKLYKSKVPFVLEGWLNDTNLFTNRASTLLFYSHDEQKAFVENYHKENCEEESEEIIKPHLLKSMVLSTSKRTIMNQFNELICKYEVKDRTIVAYFLGTLLNKVGRNKDNVNIFRDSISGSVVFDFLDLAFYVYSFFPNYGNTQKLLSIISYVRDEYDIFEKKDKLQNLFNRYVFVFDKANLSDIINLILFCCQAKIEIPYRQEKNIVLDLHEKDNPILWASYLMYSQYSKRYYKEIRDIIGSTLIERIEAIVQKDSVYTYREFWWIIIFNKASFLTTDEQNAIDSTISVLKTGTRTTAGEIMGDLFVDYLKNSNDQFFEWDINKKDFLRNITFKTRQRSIFKNYQENLHSLYWSSL; encoded by the coding sequence ATGGATCTTAATAACATAGAGAGAAATCAGCTAGATTATATATTAACTGATGTTTTACCAACTGAATTATCAGAACAATTTACATACATCTATTTTTATGACTTCCTTGTGAGTAAAAACAAGGAAGTGGATGATATGATTAAAAAAATGATAGAAATGAAGAATAAAAACAAAGTGAAATTGTTTGAAAAAAGTAGTAATTGGGCAACTATGCCTTTGAAATATACTATTATGAAACAACTTCATAGTGAAAGAGAGTTAAGCCTGTTACAACCAATGGCAGCAATGCAATTGTTTTTATTTGTGTGCATTTATCATAAAGAATTGCTAACACTATTAGATAAAAATGCTGTTTTTTCATTACGGTATCATAGAAAAAATAATGAATTATATTATAAAAATAAAAATCGTTCTGTTACCAAATATTTTAGTGATTTGAGTAAATATATTGGAAAAGAGGTTATTGAACAAACGGGATTGTTCTTTAGTATTGGTCCATACAAGTCAATAGCTGCATTTACATCGTCGGAAGAGTGGCTCGTATTAAATAGTAAATATAAGTATTTTATTCGTACAGATTATAAAGCATGTTTTGATAGTATATATACGCATACCTTTAATTGGATTATCGGAAAGGATGTGAACGATACAAAAGAATTTAAAAATGGAAGTATATATACTTCTATAGATAGAATCTTGATGAATATTAATGCAAGAACATCAAATGGAATAGTTGTTGGTCCTGAGTATTCTAGAATGGTCGCAGAAATGTTATTACAAACTATAGATAGAGATGTATATAGTATGCTTCTAAATCAAAATTTTGTAGTAGGAGAAAATTATAATGTTTACCGTTATGTTGATGATATATTTATTTTTGCAGAATCTGAAAAGTTAGCAAGTAAAATAGTTGATTTATATGCAGAAGCTTCTCGTAAATATTTATTACGACTTAATGAAGGAAAATTATATAAAAGTAAGGTTCCATTTGTTTTGGAAGGCTGGCTGAATGACACAAATCTTTTTACTAATAGAGCAAGTACGTTGTTATTCTATTCTCATGATGAACAGAAGGCTTTTGTGGAGAATTATCATAAAGAAAATTGTGAAGAAGAGTCTGAGGAAATAATTAAACCACATTTATTAAAGAGTATGGTGTTATCAACAAGTAAGAGAACTATAATGAATCAGTTTAATGAGTTGATATGTAAATATGAAGTTAAGGATAGGACGATAGTTGCTTATTTCTTGGGAACTTTGTTAAATAAGGTTGGCAGAAATAAGGATAATGTTAATATTTTTAGAGATAGCATTTCTGGAAGTGTTGTATTTGATTTTTTGGATTTGGCTTTTTATGTTTATTCTTTTTTCCCGAACTATGGAAATACTCAAAAGCTATTATCAATTATTAGTTATGTTCGAGATGAATATGATATATTTGAAAAAAAAGATAAATTACAAAATTTATTTAATAGATATGTGTTTGTGTTTGATAAAGCTAATTTGAGCGACATAATTAATTTGATTTTATTTTGCTGTCAGGCTAAGATTGAAATTCCATATAGACAAGAAAAAAATATTGTTTTAGATTTGCATGAAAAAGATAATCCAATTTTATGGGCTTCATACTTAATGTATTCTCAATATAGTAAGCGTTATTACAAGGAAATTAGAGATATTATAGGAAGTACACTTATTGAAAGAATAGAGGCAATAGTTCAAAAAGATAGCGTTTACACGTATAGAGAATTTTGGTGGATTATTATATTTAATAAGGCATCATTTCTAACAACAGATGAGCAAAATGCAATTGATTCCACTATTTCTGTATTAAAAACAGGAACTAGGACAACAGCTGGAGAGATAATGGGGGATTTATTTGTAGATTATTTAAAGAATAGTAATGATCAATTCTTTGAATGGGATATAAATAAAAAGGATTTTCTTAGAAATATTACTTTTAAGACAAGACAAAGAAGTATTTTCAAAAACTATCAAGAAAATTTACATTCCCTTTATTGGAGTAGTTTATAA